In Pseudobacter ginsenosidimutans, the following are encoded in one genomic region:
- a CDS encoding SusC/RagA family TonB-linked outer membrane protein: protein MRMTAILLLAVGLHVSGKTVSQTITFSGKDATLREVFTAVRSQTSFGIIYNKSWLGNTRSLTINAVNMPLRQFLEEVFATQPLEFSIIGKMVIVKKKPPKTDSIIHQLFSHPPVNIRGRITNEKGEPVMASVQVKGSNKGTTTDSNGEFELSDVDDQATLIITGVSIESFETKVYGKSELNLVGKTKITESETVTVVSTGYQKIPIERATGSFAQVNNELLNRSVSTNILGRLKGVANGVFFPNSGLPFTQHQAAMASTNPLNRNLGIRVRGESSMAENLQLSKDPLIVLDNFPYEGDLGNINPNNIESITILKDASASAIWGARAGNGVIVITSKKGALDQPMKVSATANLTLGNRPDLSYNRSFLPASSFIEAEEYLFSKGYYDASLNNSFSWPAITPSVEIMALRRSGAITEEDAAAQLNALKQQDNRDDFKQYLYRRSVAQQYSVEMRGGSRNLAYAFSGGFDKNTSNLQGLGLNRLALTSFMSYVPVKGLEFNVGMNYGVNRTENNNIPDISYVSTYPYARLVNDQGKPVPVVKDYRTQFVENAAALGFLNWQYVPLDELNFMDRYSRNENILLKAGIKYSFTSFLSADIQFQSEQQKINNNNYRSQESYEARNLVNRFAIRNATTGTFTYQVPRGGLLDLSQADWSANNLRAQLNFDRKFHKDHAVTAIAGIELRELKTSGHNVKLYGYDEERGTSATNINYSMSLPVNPSGAAYIEAPEANIYGMLNRFISFYGNAAWSYKSRYVLTLSGRRDGSNIFGAATNNKFSPLWSAGMSWELSREPFYQSPLLPYLRLRTSYGYSGNVYQRAAYTTGTFLVSPLTGATSIFDLTAPNPQLTWEKIRTFNMGMDFSFKGDHFGGSIEWFRKDGLDLIQAQPIAPTIGFREFFGNSASTRTYGIDIQLKGKIHLGALTWQPTLIVNTIRDKVVEYDRTKLNIQGTSPAAIGIPGKPLYSIFSYQWAGLDPQTGDPQGYLNGKVSKDYTAIANNNHPDSLVFNGTSRPQLFGAFRNDFHWKSFSLSFNIVYKLGYYFRASTGSLNYADIVSSGPGRHSDFDKRWQQPGDELQTQVPSLVYPSNAQRNNFYRYSEVLVNKADHIRLEDLRISYTLPNKNRKRKLFESAQLYLYGSNLGIIWRANKLGVDPDITETLGSSILPAPFTLSAGFRVSL, encoded by the coding sequence ATGCGAATGACTGCTATTCTTTTATTGGCTGTGGGATTGCATGTGTCCGGAAAGACTGTTTCACAAACCATTACATTTTCAGGAAAGGACGCTACACTACGCGAAGTGTTTACCGCTGTTAGAAGCCAGACAAGCTTCGGAATTATTTACAATAAGTCCTGGCTTGGTAACACCCGGTCATTGACAATTAACGCTGTAAATATGCCGCTCAGGCAATTTCTCGAAGAGGTTTTTGCAACGCAACCTCTTGAATTCTCTATCATAGGTAAAATGGTGATTGTTAAAAAAAAGCCACCCAAAACAGATTCCATAATCCATCAGTTATTTTCTCATCCTCCTGTTAACATTCGTGGCCGCATAACAAATGAAAAAGGAGAACCTGTAATGGCGAGCGTACAGGTAAAGGGTTCGAATAAAGGGACAACCACAGATAGTAACGGTGAATTCGAATTATCTGATGTGGACGATCAGGCAACTCTGATCATTACGGGCGTCAGTATTGAATCGTTTGAAACAAAGGTGTATGGTAAATCAGAACTGAATTTAGTAGGTAAAACAAAAATTACTGAATCGGAAACAGTTACTGTAGTAAGCACCGGTTACCAAAAGATCCCCATTGAACGTGCAACTGGCTCTTTTGCGCAAGTGAACAACGAATTGTTGAACAGAAGTGTCAGCACCAATATCCTCGGCCGTCTCAAAGGAGTTGCCAACGGCGTGTTCTTCCCCAACTCAGGTTTGCCCTTTACCCAGCATCAGGCGGCGATGGCCAGCACTAATCCGCTGAATAGAAATCTTGGTATACGCGTACGTGGAGAGAGCTCCATGGCAGAAAACCTTCAGCTGAGCAAGGACCCGCTCATTGTGCTGGACAATTTCCCTTACGAAGGCGATTTGGGTAATATAAATCCTAATAACATCGAGAGTATTACTATCCTCAAAGATGCATCTGCCAGTGCTATCTGGGGCGCGAGAGCGGGGAATGGAGTGATTGTAATTACCTCCAAAAAAGGTGCGCTGGACCAGCCCATGAAAGTAAGTGCTACAGCTAATCTTACACTTGGTAACAGGCCTGATCTTTCGTATAACAGAAGCTTTCTGCCAGCCAGCAGTTTTATAGAGGCGGAAGAATATTTATTTAGCAAAGGGTACTATGATGCCAGCCTGAATAATTCGTTTTCCTGGCCGGCTATTACCCCATCGGTTGAGATCATGGCTTTGAGGAGATCGGGAGCTATTACTGAAGAGGATGCGGCTGCACAATTGAATGCTTTAAAACAGCAGGATAATCGGGATGACTTTAAACAGTACCTCTACAGGCGATCGGTTGCTCAGCAGTATAGCGTGGAAATGAGGGGTGGCAGCCGCAATCTGGCTTATGCTTTTTCAGGTGGATTTGATAAGAATACTTCAAACTTACAGGGCCTGGGACTAAACAGGCTTGCATTGACCTCATTCATGAGTTATGTGCCGGTGAAAGGACTGGAGTTCAATGTGGGCATGAATTATGGCGTCAACCGTACTGAAAATAACAATATCCCCGATATCAGCTATGTCTCCACCTATCCTTACGCGAGACTGGTGAACGATCAGGGGAAACCAGTTCCGGTAGTAAAGGATTATCGTACACAATTTGTGGAAAATGCGGCTGCCCTTGGATTCCTGAACTGGCAATACGTTCCTTTGGATGAACTGAATTTTATGGACCGTTACAGCAGGAATGAAAATATTCTGTTGAAGGCCGGTATAAAATATTCTTTCACTTCTTTCCTTAGCGCCGATATCCAATTCCAAAGCGAACAACAGAAGATCAACAATAACAATTACCGTAGCCAGGAATCATATGAAGCCAGGAACCTGGTGAACCGTTTTGCTATCCGGAATGCAACAACCGGCACATTTACCTACCAGGTGCCCAGAGGTGGTTTGCTAGATCTGTCGCAGGCCGACTGGAGCGCCAATAACCTGCGGGCTCAATTGAATTTCGACCGGAAATTTCACAAAGACCATGCGGTAACTGCCATTGCCGGTATTGAACTGCGTGAGTTGAAAACATCCGGCCACAATGTAAAATTGTATGGGTATGATGAAGAGCGGGGCACTTCCGCTACCAATATAAATTACTCCATGAGTTTGCCTGTAAATCCTTCGGGAGCTGCATATATAGAGGCTCCGGAAGCTAATATATATGGTATGCTTAATCGTTTTATTTCATTTTATGGTAATGCAGCATGGTCTTACAAAAGCCGGTATGTGCTTACTTTAAGCGGAAGGCGTGATGGCTCTAATATATTCGGTGCGGCCACCAATAATAAATTCTCTCCGCTATGGTCAGCCGGCATGAGCTGGGAATTAAGCCGTGAACCATTTTACCAATCCCCGTTGCTGCCTTACCTGCGTCTTCGGACCAGTTATGGATATAGCGGCAATGTTTATCAAAGGGCCGCATATACCACCGGTACTTTTCTGGTCAGCCCGCTTACCGGAGCTACTTCGATCTTCGATCTTACGGCCCCAAACCCTCAGCTCACCTGGGAAAAGATCCGCACCTTCAATATGGGGATGGACTTTTCATTCAAAGGCGACCATTTTGGTGGTTCTATCGAATGGTTCAGAAAAGATGGACTTGATCTCATCCAGGCTCAACCGATTGCTCCTACCATAGGGTTCAGGGAATTCTTTGGGAACTCGGCCAGTACGAGGACCTATGGAATCGATATTCAATTAAAGGGGAAGATACATCTCGGAGCATTAACCTGGCAGCCAACACTCATTGTAAATACCATCAGGGATAAGGTTGTTGAATATGATCGTACCAAATTGAACATCCAGGGCACTTCTCCTGCTGCTATCGGAATTCCCGGAAAGCCGTTATATAGCATCTTCAGTTACCAATGGGCAGGATTGGACCCGCAAACGGGCGACCCCCAGGGTTATTTGAATGGTAAAGTAAGCAAGGATTATACGGCTATCGCCAATAACAATCACCCCGACAGTCTTGTATTTAACGGCACTTCACGTCCGCAATTGTTCGGCGCTTTTCGAAATGATTTTCACTGGAAAAGTTTTTCGCTTTCATTCAATATCGTATATAAGCTGGGTTATTATTTCAGGGCTTCCACCGGATCACTCAACTATGCAGATATTGTAAGCAGTGGTCCGGGCCGCCACAGCGATTTTGATAAACGCTGGCAACAACCGGGTGATGAGCTGCAAACACAGGTGCCATCACTGGTATATCCTTCAAATGCACAAAGAAATAATTTTTACAGGTACTCGGAAGTGTTGGTGAATAAAGCTGATCACATCCGCCTGGAAGACCTGCGTATCAGTTATACCCTCCCTAACAAAAACCGGAAAAGAAAACTGTTTGAGAGTGCGCAGCTTTATTTATACGGAAGCAATTTAGGTATTATCTGGCGGGCGAATAAACTCGGTGTGGATCCTGATATTACTGAAACCCTGGGCTCATCGATATTGCCAGCACCATTTACCCTGAGCGCGGGCTTCCGGGTTAGTTTGTAA